A region of Pyxidicoccus trucidator DNA encodes the following proteins:
- a CDS encoding CheR family methyltransferase — protein MSLSGPQVRRLDERLAARSHGLTPQQYLNHLKSPSGALELEALINAVVVHKTDLFRDEVQLSAFRTQVLVPLVDRARRPLRVWSAGCATGEEVATLLVLLAEAGAEAGSTVLGTDISAPALRQAQGLGFAPEQLRRVPAGTRERYFVQAGARVALAPALRERATFQLHNLMDTPYPAPAGGGGFDVIFCRNVLIYFTVEAFQRTVEVLAGSLAPGGTLVLSSSEPLLQLPTSLRVLRGEQAFFYVRADEAPEGGGAPAFPLERKRDSGSFPTVGAPGPGANGRKGIDAGRPGEAGRGLPSARPPPRVEPASAEADHLFAGVLDGTSSGGTEDVAEKDLRRCLALDPDHAAARYLLGLLLEQGGRPDEACVEYRRALQSLEAGRARAVPFFLNPARLQVACAHATERLEAAGRTG, from the coding sequence GGATGAGCGGCTGGCCGCGCGCAGCCACGGACTCACCCCTCAGCAGTACCTCAACCACCTCAAGTCCCCGTCCGGCGCGCTGGAATTGGAGGCGCTCATCAACGCGGTGGTGGTCCACAAGACGGACCTCTTCCGGGACGAGGTGCAGCTCTCCGCCTTTCGCACCCAGGTGCTCGTTCCGCTGGTGGACCGGGCGCGGCGGCCGCTGCGCGTGTGGAGCGCGGGCTGCGCCACGGGCGAGGAGGTGGCCACGCTGCTGGTGCTGCTGGCGGAGGCGGGAGCGGAGGCGGGCAGCACGGTGCTGGGCACGGACATCTCCGCGCCCGCGCTGCGGCAGGCCCAGGGGCTGGGCTTCGCCCCGGAGCAGCTCCGCCGGGTGCCCGCCGGGACGCGCGAGCGCTACTTCGTCCAGGCGGGAGCGCGCGTCGCGCTGGCGCCCGCCCTGCGCGAGCGGGCCACCTTCCAGCTCCACAACCTGATGGACACGCCGTACCCGGCCCCGGCGGGCGGCGGCGGCTTCGACGTCATCTTCTGCCGCAACGTGCTCATCTACTTCACGGTGGAGGCCTTCCAGCGGACGGTGGAGGTGCTCGCCGGAAGTCTGGCGCCCGGCGGCACGCTGGTGCTCTCCTCCTCGGAGCCGCTGCTCCAGTTGCCGACGTCGCTGCGGGTGCTGCGCGGCGAGCAGGCCTTCTTCTACGTGCGCGCGGACGAGGCCCCCGAAGGTGGGGGCGCCCCGGCCTTCCCCCTGGAGCGGAAGCGGGATTCCGGCAGCTTCCCGACGGTGGGGGCTCCGGGGCCCGGGGCGAACGGGCGGAAGGGGATTGACGCCGGGCGTCCGGGTGAGGCGGGCCGGGGGCTTCCGTCCGCCCGGCCTCCGCCACGCGTCGAGCCCGCCTCCGCCGAGGCGGACCACCTCTTCGCGGGCGTCCTCGACGGGACGTCCTCCGGGGGCACGGAGGACGTGGCCGAGAAGGACCTTCGCCGCTGCCTCGCGCTGGACCCGGACCACGCCGCCGCGCGCTACCTGCTGGGGCTGCTGCTGGAGCAGGGGGGGCGGCCCGACGAGGCCTGCGTCGAGTACCGCCGCGCGCTCCAGTCCCTGGAGGCGGGCCGTGCGCGGGCCGTGCCCTTCTTCCTCAACCCCGCCCGGCTCCAGGTGGCCTGCGCGCACGCCACCGAGCGCCTGGAGGCGGCCGGCCGGACGGGCTGA